A segment of the Panacibacter ginsenosidivorans genome:
GTCAAATACAAAATCAGGTTTCAGATACCTGTCCTGTATATAATGAAAAACATAAGATGGCCGCCAATGCTCTTGTTGAATATCGTTTATACTTGTTTCAATTTTTCTAAGACCAGAAAGAAAGGCTGCATCGGCAACAAGTTTTGAACTGCGCCCATGATCCGGGTGCCGGTCTTCAGGTGCATTACATAAAACTATTTCAGGTTTATATTTTCTTATAACAGTAATTACTTTACGAATATTTGTTTCATCGTTTTGAAAAAAACCATCTGCCATAAAAAGATTTTCTCTGGCAGAAAGCCGCATTATTTTAGCTGCATCAGCAGCTTCTGTTTTTCTTGTTTCAATGGTTCCCCTTGTACCAAGTTCACCACCGGTAAGATCAATAACCGCCACTTTTTTTCCTGCAGCTGCAGAAGCAATCAATGTTCCCGAGCAGCCTAATTCAACATCATCTGGATGAACACCAAAAGCAAGTATGTCCACTTTCATATAAAAGAAAATTT
Coding sequences within it:
- the bshB1 gene encoding bacillithiol biosynthesis deacetylase BshB1, whose amino-acid sequence is MKVDILAFGVHPDDVELGCSGTLIASAAAGKKVAVIDLTGGELGTRGTIETRKTEAADAAKIMRLSARENLFMADGFFQNDETNIRKVITVIRKYKPEIVLCNAPEDRHPDHGRSSKLVADAAFLSGLRKIETSINDIQQEHWRPSYVFHYIQDRYLKPDFVFDISAYFEEKIKSILCYKTQFNTTDTSEPETYISNPDFLETIKGRALMFGKRIGVKYAEGYLSAKTPGVSNFDAFIQQVT